The proteins below come from a single Kryptolebias marmoratus isolate JLee-2015 linkage group LG12, ASM164957v2, whole genome shotgun sequence genomic window:
- the LOC108236135 gene encoding WW domain-binding protein 11 produces MGRRSTSSTKSGKFMNPTDQARKEARKRELKKNKKQRMMVRAAVLKMKDPRQIIRDMEKLDEMEFNPVQQPLLNEKVLRDKRKKLRETFERIIRLYERENPDTYKELRKLELEYETKRGQLALYFDSVKNAESVEVDSIPLPDMPHAPSNIHIQDIPLPGAQPPSILKKTSSFGKGPLSSSSGPGLGAIPGIPRLPAGKKPPGPPPGPPPPQVLALYGIPTRRTYGTDTEPSIPGLERDSGKNLGREDSCSDSDRDQDDMDDNSDSEDDSDEERDEGGDGEQRGRAERPGDDRDEDRDRSERHAGRSVRFADMPSDASLDGKRKKTRVVKKAKAITPLQAMMLRMAGQSVPDEEEEEVEEEYTDESDDSDTEERGPPGDSQPPVMATQHMPPLVGAVGQQGPPPMQGPPMTGPPPLGPPPAPPMRPPGPPSGPPPGPPPGAPPFLRPPGMPGGIRSPMPRLLPPGPPPGRPPGPPPGPPPGLPPGPPPRGPPPRLPPPAPPGIPPPPPRAGGPPRPLAPPLSMFPPPLNSNVLSAPPNIVQRQKGPGSSQDGPQTNMPPPALPMRPGVMQMPPPPGTGPAGTNPGHHAATIEKRANITSIAAAGGGLAAGAGSAGATISAKPQIINPKAEVTRFVPTALRVRRDKSGAMPGAAPGPLEKAGGGAGGRRGDDGIGGAQWQKQQAAATMGLANPSQVGAVSQPSMKTKDQVYEAFMREMEGLL; encoded by the exons ATGGGGCGACGTTCAACCTCCTCCACCAAGAGTGGGAAATTTATGAACCCCACTGATCAGGCCA GAAAGGAGGCCAGGAAAAGGGAGCTAAAAAAG aacaagaagcagaggatgatggtgagagcagctgtgctGAAGATGAAGGATCCCAGACAGATCATCAGAGACATGGAGAAGCTGGATGAGATGG AGTTCAACCCAGTTCAGCAGCCTTTGCTGAATGAGAAAGTGTTGAGGGACAAGAGGAAGAAGTTACGTGAGACGTTTGAACGCATTATCCGACTATACGAGAGGGAGAATCCTGACACGTACAAGGAGCTGCGCAAACTGGAGCTCGAATATGAGACCAAACGAGGGCAGCTGGCGCTTTATTTTGACTCAGTGAag aATGCAGAGTCAGTGGAGGTTGATAGCATCCCCTTACCCGACATGCCTCACGCTCCATCCAACATCCACATCCAGGACATCCCTTTACCAGGAGCTCAGCCTCCTTCTATACTAAAGAAGACCTCCTCTTTTGG TAAAGGACCTCTGTCATCATCTTCTGGACCGGGGTTAGGAGCGATACCAGGTATCCCACGTTTACCTGCAGGGAAGAAGCCTCCAGGACCCCCTCCTGGTCCCCCACCTCCACAGGTCCTGGCGCTGTATGGCATTCCTACTCGACGAACTTATGGTACAGACACAG AGCCTAGCATTCCTGGATTGGAAAGGGACTCCGGCAAGAATTTGGGAAGAGAGGACAGCTGCAGTGACAGTGACAGGGATCAAGATGACATGGACGACAACAGCGACTCTGAAGACGACAGCGACGAAGAGAGAGACGAAGGAGGAGATGGTGAACAAAGAGGACGAGCGGAGCGGCCGGGTGACGACCGAGAcgaggacagagacagaagcGAAAGACATGCGG GTCGCAGTGTACGTTTTGCAGATATGCCATCGGATGCTTCTCTggatggaaaaagaaagaaaacgagAGTGGTGAAGAAGGCCAAGGCCATTACTCCGCTGCAGGCCATGATGTTACGGATGGCAG GTCAGTCGGTTcctgatgaggaggaagaagaggttGAGGAAGAGTACACAGATGAGTCAGACGACTCTGACACAGAGGAAAGGGGCCCGCCAGGGGACAGTCAGCCTCCAGTAATGGCCACCCAGCACATGCCCCCTCTTGTCGGGGCTGTGGGACAACAAGGACCTCCGCCTATGCAAGGGCCGCCGATGACTGGGCCCCCTCCACTGGGGCCACCCCCAGCTCCTCCCATGAGACCTCCTGGTCCTCCTTCTGGCCCTCCTCCTGGCCCTCCGCCAg GTGCTCCTCCGTTTTTGAGGCCTCCTGGTATGCCTGGTGGAATTAGGAGCCCAATGCCTCGTCTTCTGCCCCCTGGTCCTCCACCAGGTCGACCGCCTGGTCCCCCACCGGGCCCCCCTCCTGGTCTTCCACCAGGCCCTCCACCACGTGGACCTCCTCCCAGACTACCACCTCCTGCACCACCAG GtatccctcctcctccaccaagAGCAGGAGGACCCCCTCGTCCTCTTGCACCACCACTCTCCATGTTTCCTCCCCCTCTCAACTCCAATGTGCTCAGTGCACCTCCCAACATTGTTCAGAGACAGAAGGGCCCAGGATCCAGCCAGGACGGTCCACAGACCAACATGCCACCCCCTGCCTTGCCCATGCGACCAGGGGTCATGCAGATGCCCCCTCCACCTGGGACAGGTCCTGCAGGCACAAACCCCGGCCACCATGCGGCCACCATTGAAAAACGCGCCAACATCACCTCCATCGCGGCTGCTGGAGGCGGCCTGGCAGCAGGCGCCGGCTCTGCGGGGGCCACCATCTCAGCCAAACCTCAGATTATCAATCCCAAGGCGGAGGTCACCCGCTTTGTGCCCACGGCACTGAGGGTGCGTAGGGACAAGAGCGGAGCAATGCCGGGGGCAGCGCCGGGGCCTCTGGAGAAAGCAGGGGGCGGTGCCGGAGGACGGAGGGGGGATGACGGCATTGGAGGAGCTCAGTGGCAGAAACAGCAAGCAGCAGCTACAATGGGACTTGCCAACCCATCCCAAGTGGGTGCTGTGTCTCAGCCCAGCATGAAGACTAAAGACCAGGTTTATGAAGCCTTTATGAGGGAGATGGAGGGACTGCTCTGA
- the LOC108236158 gene encoding serotonin N-acetyltransferase has product MMSIVGSQPFIKPMQTPPSVSPGIQRRHTLPASEVRPLNTQDAISVFEIEREAFISVSGECPLHLDEVRHFLTLCPEFSMGWFEEGRLVAFIIGSLWDQDRLTTDALTLHKPCGSTAHIHVLAVHRTFRQQGKGPILMWRYLQYLRCLPNVRRAVLMCEDFLVPFYRKSGFKVLGRCAITVANLTFTEMWYPISGHAYMRRNSEAIRFPQHPLTLPLAKTDEQVDV; this is encoded by the exons ATGATGTCTATAGTGGGCTCCCAGCCTTTCATCAAACCAATGCAGACTCCACCTTCAGTTTCGCCTGGGATCCAGCGGAGACACACGCTTCCTGCAAGCGAGGTGCGGCCGCTCAACACGCAGGACGCCATCAGCGTCTTCGAAATCGAGAGGGAGG CTTTTATCTCGGTGTCAGGCGAGTGTCCCCTGCACCTGGACGAAGTGCGTCACTTCCTCACACTGTGTCCGGAGTTCTCCATGGGCTGGTTCGAGGAGGGCCGGCTGGTGGCTTTCATCATCGGGTCTCTGTGGGACCAGGACAGGCTGACCACG GATGCGCTGACCCTCCACAAGCCCTGCGGCTCCACCGCCCACATCCACGTCCTGGCCGTCCACCGCACCTTCAGGCAGCAGGGCAAGGGCCCCATCCTGATGTGGCGCTACCTGCAGTACCTGCGCTGCCTGCCCAACGTGCGCCGGGCCGTGCTCATGTGCGAGGACTTCCTCGTCCCCTTCTACCGCAAGTCGGGCTTCAAGGTGCTGGGCCGCTGCGCCATCACCGTGGCCAACCTCACCTTCACCGAGATGTGGTACCCCATCAGCGGCCACGCCTACATGCGCCGCAACAGCGAGGCCATCCGCTTCCCGCAGCATCCCCTGACCCTGCCGCTCGCAAAGACAGATGAGCAGGTCGATGTATGA
- the evplb gene encoding envoplakin: MSKKNEYSPAKINKTQVGELALVISRMQKRADQVEKNILRAEELLNSDKANNANKKQLIHQKEAADNLGQAEELLKDLFMDVSKAKKLKHPQAGEIEQDVTNLHDRWVKDCAVFRDLYDQVQDLDVTQKIDWGPLLREKLNKLKSPAYGPKLSDAEKQIAEHNILHQEIEAYSRQLQPSTTASTEEYDALKEKYAELFESSQRRRNNLASLYEYMQSCSKELVYLSGQQERILQRDWSDLMADPSGVRMEYEKFKTNGLLAHEREVNQLQEEGERLIKAKHPGSATIEIHRDTVQGEWQAFLNLCLSQEAHLTNIDTYKKFQLDAETLSESLERLASNVDPKLLNNKSNPEVLIALEGDEPAVKRNEQRLDALRELSSNVAPLKLRRTQPTKPTKVVSVCDWLEGEDAVERDETLNLKSICDDKKWQVEDSSGQIRTLPGVCFEIPPPDAEALETVNSLDKKLADVKKRRSELMNVLKPPVEEVVQPQRAAAIQSSPEDTKAADFLSDIDRINKALDRSEKEVLNRLRTPLDTRNPIQDLETRQQDHEKSALTVKKLQSEQSAIQREMDPILAKKPLGPTASTVALKLNAADNKIHNIYTLIDLYNKKAIASMFLEKQIKKVDSVLSGFEDKLTKDGVILNEENALQSRTHNLQAMQKEALSKKDELNSLGKDLDLVKQANGSLQQHSEFCPDIRRQDSEVKHLKNRYTSINNQIQERLALLKKGSNKVKEFESAVQSLDFFLVNLPNNAVEPTDDLAEITAKEKSQMRVVEDIQKKSAGLDQVKDLSKDLQSVLNEYEIKSNIYQEALNYGDEEDDDDDETPVKTPPLAKEVQKMEKDILNHFSVVSAENNQRLSQLGTAKNIMARNKEKVSQVVVSQQLQLQSQQKDLEASDSLKKELNEEVNRRLVAEKELETFSKRFLSLKSRRGVERLEEKEVVQYYRDPKLEMEIQSLRTRIHDEELRRSKTQSEIEMINERIISIELQLNRVEPKLITKVFTEYERDAQLDKEATKIREEMQRIRLELQTRDSETIHVKKEITVLSQQKPNIREKVVKKEVVRLEKDPGMLKAVLTFQGDISEEELRCKSLHDTIFITRSQINELERVILTIEPKVVTKVVKQVQQDPEMIDESKRLKMALEEEKDENVILLKDLTTLQLRYGELEELRPKVEVKEIVNEIYRVDPDTEVELVRLKKELKDSSRNRVNIEKEISTVMTTLTTLRSQKPKVEYKEVTQEVIKEEKSPEVTRELQRLSNQVSRLQVNYDTTLELLIRLRKERDELKAEKSKVETNLVTKEVIIYENDPLLEKEADRLRRNVREEIHQRRSVEECLFELQNQYITLERQKPEEKIVTQEVIRLQKDPKQMQEHEKLNRNLDDEMKARRKLELEVRQLRVRIEEKERSLAEMDERQRKIQVESELRQIKTRIFELENAPPPVEERIVIEEVLKVERDAKLEKLTDGIRGDLETESTNISRLEREIRNLRVKLEILQREKSIEKVVYREVVRVEKDPAVEAERDRLRELLAQERNLRQVQEDSNQKITIQIKHLQTSKSVTSQEETILISQRDILLREKEDLLKQHRSLDSERQNISITFQQQSKLMSERNQLARQRSLKTSSEIQRLEREILHEKDKIHQRDTLIAELMNGIQKEDHSETHTRETNLSTKITILDPDTGKDLSPYDAYVQGVIDRNHYLQLSRLECDWEEITSTGREGDTTILQDRKSGKQYSVKDALKEGRLTEYDVSRYREGKMSISEFALLVAGEREKPYIPPITPKSPAITIPSSPLNSMPSPLRSSYNSLNTRLSGSSSNLLTSSGDENFPISGVFDTTTESRMSVRSALTRKLIDAETALKLLEAQAASGGIVDLSKKDKLSVHKASECGLIDSGHMYKLLNAQKAFTGVEDPMTKERLAVGQAAQKGYITPENAKRYMEAQYLTGGLVDPNKAGRLTVDEALAAKLIDSTAADELKDEASHTKALVDPITKEKITYKEAMDRCRKDATTGLLLLPVASTNSNAPSYSNFRF, translated from the exons GACCCAGGTCGGTGAACTGGCCTTGGTGATCAGCCGTATGCAGAAGAGAGCCGATCAGGTGGAGAAGAACATCCTGCGAGCTGAGGAGCTGCTGAATTCG GACAAGGCAAACAATGCCAACAAGAAGCAGCTCATCCACCAGAAGGAGGCAGCAGACAACCTGGGCCAGGCcgaggagctgctgaaggacCTGTTCATGGACGTGTCCAAAGCCAAGAAGCTGAAGCATCCGCAGGCTGGAGAGATAGAGCAAGA CGTGACCAACCTGCACGATCGCTGGGTGAAGGACTGCGCCGTCTTCAGGGATCTTTATGACCAGGTCCAAGACCTGGACGTCACGCAGAAGATCGACTGGGGCCCTCTGCTCCGAGAGAAACTG AACAAGTTAAAGTCCCCGGCGTACGGACCCAAACTGTCTGACGCAGAGAAACAGATCGCAGAGCACAACATTCTGCACCAGGAGATCGAGGCCTACAGCCGGCAGCTGCAGCCCAGCACCACAGCGTCGACG GAAGAGTACGATGCCCTCAAGGAGAAATATGCAGAActtttt gaAAGCTCCCAGCGCAGACGCAACAACCTGGCCTCTTTGTACGAGTACATGCAGAGCTGCAGCAAGGAGCTGGTCTACCTGTCAGGCCAGCAGGAGCGGATCCTCCAGAGAGACTGGAGCGACCTGATGGCCGACCCCTCGGGCGTCCGCATGGAGTATGAG AAATTCAAAACGAACGGACTGCTCGCGCATGAGCGTGAGGTCAACCAGCTCCAGGAGGAAGGAGAACGTCTGATTAAAGCCAAACACCCTGGCAGCGCGACCATCGAG ATACACAGAGACACTGTACAGGGGGAGTGGCAAGCCTTCCTTAACCTGTGTCTGTCGCAGGAAGCCCACCTGACCAACATCGACACGTACAAGAAG ttccAGCTGGATGCAGAGACTCTGTCCGAGTCTTTGGAGCGACTCGCTTCCAATGTGGATCCCAAGCTGCTGAACAACAAGAGCAACCCGGAGGTCCTGATAGCACTGGAG GGAGACGAGCCGGCCGTGAAAAGGAACGAGCAGCGCCTGGACGCCCTCAGGGAGCTCAGCAGCAACGTGGCGCCCCTGAAGCTGCGCCGCACCCAGCCCACCAAGCCCACCAAGGTGGTGTCCGTGTGTGACTGGCTGGAGGGAGAG GATGCAGTGGAACGAGACGAGACGCTGAACCTGAAGTCCATCTGTGACGATAAGAAGTGGCAGGTCGAGGACAGTAGCGGGCAGATCAGAACCCTCCCCGGGGTTTGTTTTGAGATCCCACCACCAGATGCTGAGGCCCTGGAGACGGTCAACAG CCTGGACAAAAAGCTGGCAGACGTGAAGAAGCGTAGATCGGAACTGATGAACGTCTTGAAGCCCCCTGTGGAGGAGGTGGTCCAGCCTCAGAGGGCAg CCGCTATTCAAAGCTCTCCAGAAGACACCAAAGCTGCAGATTTCCTCAGTGACATAGACCGGATCAACAAGGCTTTGGACCGGAGCGAAAAAGAAGTCCTGAACAGGCTGAGAACGCCGCTGGACACCCGCAACCCCATACAAGACCTGGAGACCAGACAGCAGGACCACGAG AAATCTGCTCTGACGGTCAAGAAGCTGCAGTCTGAGCAGTCCGCCATCCAAAGAGAGATGGATCCCATTCTGGCCAAGAAGCCGCTGGGTCCCACGGCGTCCACCGTGGCGCTTAAACTCAACGCTGCCGACAACAAGATCCACAACATCTACACGCTTATCGATCTTTATAACAAAAA AGCGATAGCCTCCATGTTCCTggagaagcagataaaaaagGTCGACAGTGTTCTCTCGGGGTTCGAGGACAAACTTACCAAAGATGGCGTGATCCTTAATGAAGAAAACGCTCTTCAGAGTCGCACCCACAACCTACAG GCGATGCAAAAGGAGGCTCTCTCCAAAAAAGACGAGCTGAATAGTTTAGGCAAAGATCTGGATCTGGTGAAGCAGGCGAACGGCTCTCTGCAGCAGCACTCGGAGTTCTGTCCGGACATCCGGCGGCAGGACAGCGAGGTGAAACACCTGAAGAACCGTTACACGAGCATCAACAATCAGATCCAAGAGAG GCTGGCTCTTCTAAAGAAAGGAAGCAATAAAGTGAAAGAATTTGAAAGTGCCGTGCAGTCACTGGATTTCTTCCTGGTCAATTTGCCAAACAACGCGGTGGAACCTACTGATGATCTGGCAGAAATAACAGCCAAGGAGAAATCTCAGATG AGAGTGGTGGAGGACATCCAGAAGAAGTCCGCGGGTTTAGACCAAGTTAAGGACCTGTCCAAAGATCTGCAGAGCGTTTTAAAT GAGTACGAGATTAAGTCAAACATTTACCAGGAGGCTCTGAACTACGGGGATGAAGAAGACGACGACGACGATGAGACGCCGGTTAAAACGCCACCTCTGGCTAAGGAGGTTCAGAAAATG GAGAAAGACATACTGAACCACTTCTCTGTGGTGTCTGCTGAAAACAACCAGCGACTCAGTCAGCTAGGGACGGCCAAAAACATCATGGCGAGG AATAAAGAGAAAGTCAGTCAGGTCGTTGTCagtcagcagcttcagcttcagagCCAACAGAAGGACCTGGAGGCTTCTGACAGTCTGAAAAAGGAACTGAACGAGGAAGTGAACAGGCGGCTGGTTGCTGAGAAGGAGCTGGAAACCTTCAGTAAGAGGTTTCTGTCTCTGAAGAGCAGGCGAGGGGTGGAGCGGTtggaggagaaggaggtggTGCAGTACTACCGCGACCCCAAGCTGGAGATGGAGATCCAGTCGCTGAGGACTCGCATCCACGACGAAGAACTGAGGAGATCGAAAACGCAGTCGGAGATCGAAATGATCAATGAGAGGATCATATCGATCGAACTGCAGCTGAACAGAGTCGAACCTAAACTGATCACCAAAGTGTTCACTGAATACGAGAGAGACGCCCAGCTGGATAAAGAGGCGACTAAGATTAGAGAAGAGATGCAGCGGATTCGACTCGAGCTCCAGACAAGAGATTCAGAGACGATTCACGTGAAAAAAGAGATCACGGTTCTGTCGCAGCAGAAGCCAAATATCAGGGAGAAGGTTGTGAAGAAGGAAGTGGTCAGGCTGGAAAAAGATCCGGGGATGCTGAAAGCCGTCCTGACGTTCCAGGGTGATATCTCAGAGGAGGAGTTGAGGTGCAAGTCTCTGCACGACACCATTTTTATCACAAGGAGCCAGATCAACGAGCTGGAGAGAGTCATCCTCACCATCGAACCCAAGGTCGTCACCAAGGTGGTGAAACAAGTACAGCAAGATCCGGAAATGATCGATGAATCGAAGAGACTAAAAATGGCCTTGGAAGAGGAGAAGGACGAGAACGTCATCCTGCTGAAGGACCTCACCACCCTGCAGTTACGCTACGGTGAACTGGAGGAGCTCAGACCTAAAGTGGAGGTCAAGGAGATCGTCAACGAGATCTACAGAGTTGACCCTGACACCGAAGTGGAGCTGGTCCGTctgaagaaagagctgaaggATTCGAGCCGGAACCGCGTCAACATAGAGAAAGAGATTAGCACCGTGATGACAACGCTGACCACCCTGCGCAGTCAGAAGCCCAAAGTGGAGTACAAGGAGGTGACCCAAGAGGTGATCAAAGAAGAGAAAAGCCCAGAGGTCACGAGGGAGTTACAAAGGCTGTCCAACCAAGTCTCCCGCCTGCAAGTCAACTACGACACGACCCTAGAGCTGCTAATCCGCCTCCGTAAGGAAAGAGACGAGCTGAAAGCCGAGAAATCTAAAGTGGAGACAAACCTCGTGACAAAAGAGGTTATCATATACGAGAACGATCCTCTCCTGGAGAAAGAAGCTGACAGGCTTCGGAGGAACGTCAGAGAGGAGATTCACCAACGCCGCAGTGTGGAGGAATGTCTCTTTGAGCTGCAGAACCAGTACATTACCCTCGAGAGGCAGAAGCCAGAGGAGAAGATCGTGACGCAGGAAGTGATCCGCCTCCAGAAGGACCCCAAGCAGATGCAGGAGCACGAAAAGTTAAACAGGAACCTGGACGATGAAATGAAGGCCCGTAGGAAGCTGGAGCTGGAGGTCAGGCAGCTGAGGGTGAGGATCGAGGAAAAGGAGAGAAGCCTGGCCGAGATGGACGAACGCCAGAGGAAGATCCAAGTGGAATCTGAGCTGAGGCAGATCAAAACGCGCATTTTCGAGCTGGAGAACGCGCCGCCGCCCGTTGAAGAAAGGATCGTCATCGAGGAGGTCCTGAAAGTGGAGCGGGACGCTAAGCTGGAAAAACTCACCGACGGCATACGCGGCGACTTGGAGACCGAGAGCACCAACATCAGCCGCCTCGAGAGAGAAATCCGAAACCTCCGCGTCAAGCTGGAAATCCTTCAAAGGGAGAAGTCGATTGAGAAGGTTGTTTACAGAGAAGTCGTTCGTGTAGAGAAAGACCCAGCGGTGGAGGCTGAGAGGGACCGTCTCAGAGAGTTACTGGCGCAGGAGAGAAACCTCCGGCAGGTGCAGGAAGACAGCAACCAGAAGATTACCATCCAGATCAAGCACCTGCAGACCTCGAAGTCTGTGACGTCTCAAGAGGAGACGATTCTCATCTCCCAAAGAGATATTCTGCTAAGAGAGAAGGAGGACCTCCTCAAACAGCACAGGTCGCTGGATtcagaaagacaaaacattagCATAACCTTCCAGCAGCAGTCCAAGCTGATGAGCGAGAGGAACCAGCTGGCACGCCAGAGAAGTCTCAAAACAAGCTCCGAGATACAGCGGCTGGAGAGAGAGATCCTGCATGAGAAGGACAAAATACACCAGAGAGACACGCTCATCGCCGAGCTGATGAACGGCATCCAGAAAGAGGACCATTCTGAAACTCACACCCGAGAAACGAACCTCTCCACGAAGATCACCATCCTGGACCCGGACACCGGCAAAGACCTGTCTCCCTACGATGCTTACGTGCAGGGGGTGATCGATCGAAACCACTACCTGCAGCTGTCACGGCTGGAGTGCGACTGGGAGGAGATCACCTCCACCGGCCGGGAAGGGGACACCACAATTCTGCAGGACCGGAAAAGCGGGAAGCAGTACTCGGTCAAGGACGCACTGAAGGAGGGGCGGCTGACTGAGTACGACGTGAGCCGCTACAGGGAGGGGAAAATGTCCATTTCGGAGTTTGCCCTCCTTGTCGCAGGGGAAAGAGAGAAGCCGTACATTCCCCCGATAACGCCGAAATCTCCCGCCATAACCATCCCGAGCTCTCCCCTGAACTCCATGCCTTCGCCTCTGAGGTCTTCCTACAACAGCCTGAACACTCGCCTCAGTGGCAGTTCGAGCAACCTCCTCACCTCATCGGGCGACGAAAACTTCCCAATCTCCGGCGTCTTCGACACCACCACCGAAAGCCGCATGTCTGTGAGAAGCGCTCTCACCCGCAAACTCATTGACGCCGAAACAGCTCTGAAACTGTTGGAGGCCCAAGCAGCCTCGGGGGGGATCGTCGACCTCAGCAAAAAGGACAAGCTGTCCGTCCACAAAGCGTCCGAGTGCGGCCTGATCGACTCGGGCCACATGTACAAGCTGCTGAACGCCCAGAAGGCCTTCACGGGAGTCGAGGATCCAATGACAAAAGAGCGTCTTGCCGTGGGACAGGCAGCACAGAAAGGGTACATTACCCCCGAAAATGCCAAGCGGTACATGGAGGCGCAGTACCTGACCGGTGGCTTGGTGGATCCTAATAAAGCCGGGCGCCTAACCGTCGACGAGGCCCTCGCCGCCAAACTGATCGACAGCACGGCCGCAGACGAGCTGAAGGACGAGGCCTCCCACACGAAAGCGCTGGTTGACCCGATCACTAAAGAGAAGATAACCTACAAGGAGGCAATGGATCGGTGCCGGAAAGACGCCACCACAGGGCTCCTGCTGCTTCCCGTGGCCTCCACTAACTCCAACGCTCCGTCCTACTCCAACTTCCGCTTCTAG